The proteins below are encoded in one region of Apium graveolens cultivar Ventura chromosome 4, ASM990537v1, whole genome shotgun sequence:
- the LOC141721842 gene encoding zinc finger CCCH domain-containing protein 40-like: MDPYVNSDRLQRLLRTTPYYSRVSRSCMYRSKQECPRGVDCGLHGNPCKARENLLNIIKKKEDHVYYKNLHWPVLMKSPSLGPPHDDSIRTIYVSGIDQRINEQDLRVNFFAHGEIESLKLVIARKFALVTYKTREGAVKAGEELSKNLGIKGLLLELMRYRPPAPKPECVASDEAMQQAVGGRSGLLPVPVILQQKYHVPQPSGFKDLAPLELQPPQQRDYYPSLDPQRTGAIISSPESSCGSNDN, encoded by the exons ATGGATCCTTATGTGAACAGTGACCGTTTACAAAGGTTGCTGAGGACAACACCTTATTACTCGAGGGTATCACGAAGTTGTATGTACAGAAGCAAGCAGGAATGCCCTAGAGGTGTTGACTGCGGTCTTCATGGAAACCCTTGTAAAGCCCGAGAAAATTTACTCAACATCATCAAAAAGAAAGAAGATCATGTTTATTACAA GAACTTGCATTGGCCGGTACTTATGAAGTCACCCTCATTAGGGCCTCCACATGATGACAGCATTAGAACCATCTATGTGAGTGGGATTGATCAAAGAATTAATGAGCAGGACCTAAGAGTTAACTTCTTTGCACATGGTGAAATTGAGAGTTTAAAATTGGTGATTGCGCGAAAGTTTGCTTTGGTAACGTACAAGACCAGAGAAGGTGCAGTAAAGGCAGGTGAAGAGCTCTCGAAAAACCTGGGCATAAAAGGTCTGCTGCTAGAGCTGATGCGGTATAGGCCTCCAGCACCAAAGCCTGAATGTGTGGCATCTGATGAAGCAATGCAGCAAGCAGTGGGCGGCCGGAGTGGATTACTGCCGGTACCTGTTATATTGCAACAGAAATATCATGTTCCGCAGCCATCAGGCTTTAAAGACCTAGCCCCCCTGGAACTGCAGCCTCCGCAGCAAAGGGATTATTATCCTTCTCTGGATCCTCAAAGAACGGGAGCAATTATTTCGTCCCCGGAATCTTCTTGTGGATCAAATGACAACTAG
- the LOC141720245 gene encoding uncharacterized protein LOC141720245 translates to MSSYESDESIHTSQASCSTPANFKGDEDPVYIYGANQLDMYQTETIIGSAEGTNIYRGKFHQVGCSEVLTVAYRHVNLEPVHYYNFVIQNKKQRRIRNPHLVALKEEVNDRGRMWLVFEYVGPSLRGMYLQGATLPVLAYALYITVDALVSIHQNKLVHGQVDLGHIYMQTNHPFDNKLGFGATVYEDLEALKAEPNFLPSNYTCTWAAAPEVYYENNLHTSASDIWQVGITALELALGKLWVQNRDELNTLIIGATAVWEHGLFANADFQSFLKDCLHQDPDMRPTSEQLIHHEFFINSIK, encoded by the coding sequence ATGAGCTCCTATGAATCCGATGAGTCAATACACACTTCTCAAGCCTCTTGTTCAACCCCTGCTAACTTCAAAGGAGATGAAGATCCTGTTTATATTTATGGAGCAAACCAGCTTGATATGTATCAAACGGAAACAATCATTGGCTCAGCAGAAGGAACCAACATATACAGGGGTAAGTTTCATCAAGTCGGGTGCTCTGAGGTTCTTACTGTGGCTTATAGGCATGTCAATCTTGAACCAGTACACTACTACAATTTTGTGATACAAAATAAAAAACAACGTCGAATAAGAAATCCCCACCTAGTAGCTTTAAAGGAAGAGGTTAATGATAGAGGCCGAATGTGGCTTGTGTTTGAATACGTAGGTCCTTCTTTACGTGGTATGTACCTCCAGGGAGCTACTCTCCCAGTGTTGGCTTACGCTCTATATATTACCGTAGACGCTTTGGTTTCGATTCATCAGAACAAATTGGTTCATGGCCAAGTGGACCTAGGTCACATATACATGCAAACAAACCATCCTTTTGATAATAAGCTGGGATTTGGAGCAACTGTTTACGAGGATTTGGAGGCATTGAAAGCTGAACCAAATTTTTTACCTTCAAATTATACGTGTACATGGGCTGCTGCTCCTGAGGTGTATTATGAAAATAATCTGCATACGAGTGCTTCAGATATTTGGCAGGTGGGCATCACCGCATTGGAGTTGGCCTTGGGAAAACTCTGGGTGCAAAATCGAGATGAATTGAATACATTGATCATAGGCGCAACAGCTGTGTGGGAACATGGTTTATTTGCCAATGCAGATTTTCAAAGTTTCTTAAAGGATTGCCTGCATCAAGACCCAGACATGAGGCCAACATCCGAGCAATTGATACATCATGAGTTCTTTATAAACAGCATCAAATAA